Proteins encoded in a region of the Pelmatolapia mariae isolate MD_Pm_ZW linkage group LG6, Pm_UMD_F_2, whole genome shotgun sequence genome:
- the LOC134629826 gene encoding perforin-1-like, whose translation MAKLWHVLLLCWTWSPLCLPSSVSFTGTQEECKIAPFVPGYNLGGEGFDIVTMERKGAYVIDSETWDIGNGTCKMYQNSYMNGEKQKVPAAVVDWRTLPKCNLKVSSVIYDSVESLVNDSTASVFNNWKADLNFSSIKPGVALGGSHAKASTFGITKSKQDRYTFFHHFANCQYYGYRLATNLQLSHEFSSAVDSLPPYNVDNVEAYNNVIDTYGTHYITQVYLGGDIKAITAVRTCKATMNDLSATEINDCLSVEALNGFKHPDIIDSMIKHCNSKKKKLSIPSFSGEFSERHTEVIGGSSNTADILFQAKDPSVYKSWLSSLQSTPDVVRYSLKPLHTLLPLNHPARVGLKRGIEDYIQKNAMLKQCSETCKIGHRLNARDPCACVCNKNKNIKVNCCPAWKGLATLKVFSLYAKGLYGDRWTQTDGSVEVTYGDQKMRTGIIRDNDNPTWTETFEFGTITIDMKNKLRFVVYDEDSYWNSDLLGECSFDLRAGNVSDRCKLNHGTFYFSYEVECAPSLGGYSCQEYIPSPMSSSLADVFYSRNGVLLGTSGEKYGESVSQDLEKDLGWSLNTSSLHKKAQQRLFFLRRLRKAQLPPPILTTFYRGTIESILSGCITVWFGNCAISDRKTLQRIVGTAEKIIGVSLPSIEDIYTTRCIRKATSIVADRTHPSHTLFTLLPSGKRYRSIRAHTSRLCNSFFPQAIRLLNKKGLD comes from the exons ATGGCAAAGCTGTGGCACGTCCTGCTCCTGTGTTGGACATGGAGTCCCCTGTGCCTTCCATCCAGTGTGAGCTTCACTGGTACACAAGAGGAGTGTAAAATAGCTCCCTTTGTCCCTGGTTACAACTTGGGTGGCGAAGGCTTTGACATTGTGACGATGGAGAGAAAAGGTGCCTATGTGATCGACAGTGAAACATGGGATATCGGAAATGGCACTTGTAAGATGTACCAAAACAGCTACATGAatggagagaagcagaaggtTCCTGCTGCTGTGGTGGACTGGAGAACCCTGCCCAAATGCAATCTGAAAGTCTCCAGTGTGATCTATGACTCGGTTGAAAGTCTTGTCAATGATTCTACAGCATCGGTGTTCAACAACTGGAAAGCTGACCTTAATTTCTCTTCGATAAAGCCTGGGGTTGCATTAGGAGGTTCCCACGCCAAAGCATCTACCTTTGGCATCACTAAGTCAAAACAAGACCGTTACACCTTTTTTCACCATTTTGCCAACTGTCAATACTATGG TTACAGACTGGCAACAAATCTTCAGTTGAGTCATGAATTCAGTTCCGCTGTGGATTCCCTTCCTCCTTACAACGTTGATAATGTGGAAGCATATAATAATGTGATTGACACTTATGGCACACATTACATCACACAAGTGTATCTTGGAGGGGATATAAAAGCAATCACTGCTGTCAGGACCTGCAAGGCAACCATGAATGACCTGTCAGCTACAGAAATCAATGATTGTTTGTCAGTCGAGGCTTTAAATGGTTTCAAGCATCCTGACATTATTGACTCAATGATAAAGCACTGTAactcaaagaagaagaagctatCTATCCCAAGTTTCAGTGGTGAATTTAGTGAGCGACACACAGAGGTCATTGGTGGAAGTAGTAACACAGCTGATATCCTTTTTCAAGCGAAAGACCCTTCTGTCTATAAAAGTTGGCTTAGCTCACTGCAAAGTACACCTGATGTGGTGCGTTACAGCTTAAAGCCCCTTCACACCTTACTGCCATTAAATCATCCAGCTAGGGTGGGACTGAAGAGAGGAATAGAGGACTACATTCAGAAAAATGCAATGTTGAAACAATGTTCAGAAACCTGTAAGATTGGGCACAGATTGAATGCTAGAGATCCCTGTGCTTGTGTctgcaacaaaaacaagaatattAAGGTAAACTGCTGTCCTGCTTGGAAAGGTCTTGCAACATTAAAGGTGTTCAGTCTTTATGCAAAGGGTCTGTATGGTGACAGGTGGACTCAGACAGATGGTTCTGTGGAGGTGACATATGGTGATCAGAAAATGCGCACTGGTATCATACGTGATAATGACAATCCTACATGGACAGAAACATTTGAATTTGGAACCATCACCattgacatgaaaaacaaacttagATTTGTTGTTTATGACGAGGACAGTTACTGGAACAGTGATCTGTTAGGCGAGTGTTCATTTGATCTGCGAGCAGGGAATGTGAGCGACAGGTGCAAGCTGAATCATGGGACTTTCTACTTTTCCTATGAAGTGGAGTGTGCACCAAGTCTTGGTGGGTACTCGTGTCAGGAGTACATCCCTTCTCCTATGAGCTCCTCTTTGGCTGACGTTTTCTACTCCAGAAACGGAGTCCTTCTTGGAACGTCAGGGGAGAAGTATGGCGAGTCAGTCAGT CAGGACCTGGAGAAGGACCTCGGCTGGTCCCTCAACACCAGCTCCCTGCACAAGAAAGCCCAACAGCGTCTCTTCTTTCTGAGAAGACTGAGAAAGGCCCAGCTTCCACCACCGATCCTGACCACCTTCTATAGAGGAactatcgagagcatcctgagcgGCTGCATCACTGTCTGGTTTGGGAACTGTGCCATATCGGACCGCAAGACCCTACAGCGGATAGTGGGAACAGCAGAGAAGATCATCGGAgtctctctcccctctattgaggacatctacaccacacgctGCATTcgcaaagccaccagcattgtggCTGATCGGACACAcccctctcacacactcttcacacTCCTGCCATCTGGAAAAAGGTACCGAAGCATTCGGGCACACACATCCAGACTGTGCAACAGCTTTTTTCCACAAGCCATCCGTCTCCTCAACAAAAAGGGACTGGACTGA
- the LOC134628757 gene encoding perforin-1-like encodes MFMLWHLLLLCWAWSPPCLPSSVSFIGTPEECKKAHFIPGYNLGGEGFDIVKMERKGASIIDTETWKTGNGSCKLQRNPFMKKEKQKVPVAVVDWRIIPMCDLKVYSIVYDSVEKFANDSVSAVSNDWESGLNFSVDPTLPFQPIYGGSRSKECTFAMQKSKKDRYTFFRHSLSCSVYRYRLAAKPPLTHEFESAVNSLPAYSQKTQASYRILIDTYGTHYITQVLLGGDMKAITAVRTCEATMNGLSATLINDCLLVEASRRFAHSNSIKSMMQYCNSIKKKLSMPSFSGKFHERFTEVTGGNIDGADILFQAQSDASVYKKWLNSLKTTPDVVQYNLKPLHTILPANHSATAGLKLEVEKYIKRNALLKNCSETCKIGHRVNKRDPCACVCNSNQNVKANCCPAGKGLATLKVFKLYAKGLYGDCCTKTDGSVMVKYGKQVKRTAIILNNDNPKWSEVFEFGPINLNSKNKLSFMVYDEDTYWNSDLLGKCSIDLRSGNVTESCMFKHGTFFFSYKVECAPNLGGRLCRDYVPIPSHPFLTEAFANSYEMLVVEPGKIYAKRLNDDTEI; translated from the exons ATGTTTATGCTGTGGCACCTCCTGCTCCTGTGCTGGGCTTGGAGTCCTCCATGCCTTCCTTCCAGCGTGAGCTTCATTGGTACACCAGAGGAGTGTAAAAAGGCTCATTTCATCCCCGGCTACAATCTGGGTGGAGAAGGTTTTGACATTGTCAAAATGGAGAGGAAAGGAGCCTCCATCATCGACACTGAAACGTGGAAGACTGGGAATGGCTCTTGTAAGCTGCAGAGAAACCCcttcatgaaaaaagaaaagcagaaggtaCCTGTCGCTGTGGTGGACTGGAGAATCATCCCCATGTGTGATTTGAAGGTCTACAGCATAGTCTACGACTCAGTTGAAAAGTTTGCCAATGATTCTGTGTCAGCTGTCTCCAATGACTGGGAAAGCGGCCTTAATTTCTCTGTAGACCCCACTCTCCCTTTTCAGCCAATTTATGGAGGTTCCCGATCAAAAGAATGCACCTTTGCCATGCAAAAGTCAAAGAAAGACCGTTACACCTTCTTCCGTCATtctctctcttgcagtgtttacCG CTACAGACTGGCAGCAAAACCTCCACTGACTCATgaatttgaatcagctgtgaaCTCCCTTCCTGCTTATTCACAAAAAACACAGGCATCATATCGCATTTTGATCGATACCTATGGTACGCATTACATAACACAAGTTCTTCTAGGAGGAGACATGAAGGCCATCACTGCTGTCAGGACATGCGAAGCGACCATGAACGGCCTGTCAGCAACATTAATCAATGATTGTTTGTTAGTCGAGGCTTCGAGACGCTTTGCTCATTCTAATAGCATTAAGTCAATGATGCAGTACTGTAACTCAATAAAGAAAAAGCTGTCCATGCCAAGCTTTAGTGGTAAATTTCATGAGCGGTTCACAGAGGTCACTGGTGGAAACATCGATGGAGCTGACATACTCTTTCAAGCGCAGTCAGATGCTTCTGTTTATAAGAAATGGCTCAACTCACTAAAAACTACACCTGATGTGGTCCAATACAACTTAAAGCCGCTGCACACCATACTGCCAGCTAATCATTCTGCCACTGCTGGACTGAAGTTGGAGGTGGAGAAGTACATTAAGAGAAATGCTCTGCTGAAAAACTGCTCAGAAACCTGTAAGATTGGCCACAGAGTGAACAAAAGAGATCCTTGTGCTTGTGTCTGCAACAGTAACCAGAATGTCAAGGCAAACTGCTGTCCTGCTGGGAAAGGTCTGGCAACCTTAAAGGTGTTCAAACTTTATGCAAAGGGCCTGTATGGTGACTGCTGTACTAAGACAGATGGTTCAGTGATGGTTAAATATGGTAAACAGGTAAAGCGCACTGCCATTATACTGAACAATGATAATCCCAAATGGTCAGAGGTATTTGAGTTTGGACCCATCAATCtcaacagtaaaaataaactaagTTTTATGGTTTATGATGAAGACACATACTGGAACAGTGATCTGCTTGGCAAGTGTTCAATTGACCTGCGTAGCGGAAACGTGACCGAAAGCTGCATGTTTAAGCATGGCACCTTCTTCTTTTCATACAAAGTGGAGTGTGCGCCAAATCTTGGTGGTAGGCTTTGTCGAGATTACGTGCCGATACCTTCTCATCCCTTTCTGACCGAGGCCTTCGCCAACAGCTATGAGATGCTTGTTGTAGAGCCAGGAAAGATTTATGCTAAAAGACTGAATGATGATACCGAAATCTGA
- the LOC134628755 gene encoding perforin-1-like, which translates to MARLWHLLLLCWAWSPLCLSSSVSFIGTPEECKKAHFVPGYNLAGEGFDIVMMERKGAYVIDTETWKLQDGTCRMYRNSYMNQVKQKVPVAVLDWRMLPKCSLSVSSTLYDSAETLANDSTSSVSNDWKVGLDIPVSGSVGLGVGFGGSHSKESTFAMQKSKQDRYTFFRHSVKCNFYSYRLKANPPLSHDFESVVKALPYYSSATKHLYRNLVETYGTHYITQVYLGGEMKAITSIKTCQAAMNGLSATDVNDCLTVEASASFMSSASIKTMNKHCEGMKKKLNHGQSFSSTFSERFTEIIGGHLNGADILFQGQSTHVMKDWVSSLKSIPDVVRYNIKPMYMILPSSHYARAGLKLEVEKYIKKNALMKKCSETCKIGSRSSKRDPCACVCNGNTNIKSNCCPAGKGRATLKVFNLYAKGLYGDRCTQTDGSVEVTYGYQIGRTAIIPNNDNPRWSEVFDFGPITINMKDKLVLHVYDEDSYWNSDHLGGCEVKPRKGWRDYSCVLNHGTLFFSCKVECAPSLGGDYCDEYIPSPMSASLAKVFHTRNGILIGETGEQHGKLVRLGVEVGQRETM; encoded by the exons ATGGCAAGGCTGTGGCACCTCCTGCTCCTGTGCTGGGCATGGAGCCCTCTGTGCCTTTCATCCAGTGTGAGCTTCATTGGTACACCAGAGGAGTGTAAAAAGGCTCACTTTGTCCCTGGTTACAACCTGGCTGGAGAAGGCTTTGACATTGTGATGATGGAAAGAAAAGGCGCCTATGTCATCGACACTGAAACGTGGAAACTTCAAGATGGCACTTGCAGAATGTACAGAAACAGCTACATGAATCAGGTAAAACAGAAGGTCCCTGTCGCAGTGCTGGACTGGAGAATGCTCCCCAAGTGCAGTTTATCAGTCTCCAGTACACTCTATGATTCTGCTGAAACGCTTGCTAATGATTCCACATCATCTGTGTCCAATGACTGGAAAGTTGGCCTTGATATTCCTGTTTCTGGTAGCGTTGGACTTGGGGTTGGTTTTGGAGGCTCCCACTCCAAAGAATCTACCTTCGCCATGCAAAAGTCAAAACAAGATCGCTACACTTTCTTTCGCCATTCTGTCAAGTGTAACTTCTACAG TTACAGACTAAAAGCAAATCCTCCACTGAGTCATGATTTTGAATCAGTTGTGAAGGCCCTTCCTTATTATTCATCTGCAACCAAGCATTTATACCGGAATTTGGTTGAGACATATGGCACACATTACATCACACAAGTGTATCTAGGAGGAGAAATGAAAGCCATCACTTCCATCAAGACCTGTCAGGCGGCCATGAATGGCCTGTCAGCTACAGATGTCAACGACTGTCTCACAGTGGAGGCCTCAGCTAGTTTCATGAGCTCTGCCAGCATTAAAACCATGAACAAACATTGCGAGGGAATGAAGAAGAAGTTAAACCATGGGCAAAGTTTCAGCAGTACATTTAGTGAGCGATTCACAGAGATCATTGGTGGACACCTTAACGGAGCTGATATCCTCTTTCAAGGGCAATCAACACACGTTATGAAGGACTGGGTCAGCTCTCTTAAATCCATACCTGATGTGGTCCGATACAATATAAAGCCCATGTACATGATTCTGCCAAGCAGCCATTATGCCAGGGCGGGACTGAAGCTAGAGGTGGAAAAGTACATTAAGAAAAATGCATTGATGAAAAAATGTTCTGAAACCTGTAAGATTGGATCCAGATCCAGCAAAAGAGATCCTTGCGCTTGTGTCTGTAATGGTAATACAAATATCAAGTCGAACTGCTGTCCTGCTGGGAAAGGTCGTGCAACATTGAAGGTGTTCAATCTTTATGCAAAGGGTCTATATGGAGACCGGTGCACTCAGACAGATGGTTCAGTAGAGGTGACATATGGTTACCAGATAGGGCGCACTGCTATTATACCAAACAATGATAATCCCAGATGGTCGGAGGTATTTGACTTTGGACCAATCACAATTAACATGAAAGACAAATTGGTGTTACATGTATACGATGAGGATAGTTACTGGAACAGTGATCATCTTGGGGGGTGTGAGGTTAAACCACGTAAAGGCTGGCGGGATTACAGCTGCGTGCTTAATCACGGTACACTCTTCTTTTCCTGCAAAGTAGAGTGTGCACCAAGCCTAGGTGGTGACTACTGTGACGAGTATATCCCCTCACCCATGAGTGCCTCTTTGGCCAAAGTCTTTCATACCAGAAATGGTATCCTTATTGGAGAAACTGGTGAGCAGCATGGCAAATTAGTCAGGCTGGGAGTTGAAGTAGGACAAAGGGAGACTATGTGA